From Chlorogloeopsis sp. ULAP01, a single genomic window includes:
- a CDS encoding tannase/feruloyl esterase family alpha/beta hydrolase, with the protein MHLYSYKDWQFTVEGFDRLRPLGKVYNATNPNLKAFRDRGGKLILYHGWADPAIPPQGTLAYYQTVQDTMGGLVKVQSFARLFMLPGVYHCQGGTSPSRVDWLTPIVAWVEQGTPPTKIIASQTADDSASGGFSNPTEEATGNNAKIVRTRPIFPYPMQARYNGKGSIDDAANFVEVMPSQIPMIVLIGSEMICLSLSNLRKFLLFL; encoded by the coding sequence CTGCATCTTTACTCTTACAAAGACTGGCAATTTACGGTTGAGGGCTTTGATCGGCTACGTCCTCTGGGCAAAGTCTACAACGCGACCAATCCTAACCTCAAAGCGTTTCGCGATCGTGGTGGAAAACTCATTCTCTATCATGGGTGGGCTGATCCAGCGATTCCCCCTCAAGGCACACTCGCTTACTATCAGACAGTTCAAGATACTATGGGCGGTCTTGTCAAGGTGCAATCGTTTGCTAGATTGTTTATGCTGCCTGGAGTGTATCACTGTCAGGGCGGAACCAGTCCCAGCCGTGTGGATTGGCTCACACCGATAGTAGCATGGGTTGAGCAAGGCACTCCTCCAACTAAAATCATTGCCTCCCAAACGGCTGATGATTCAGCGAGCGGTGGTTTTAGCAATCCAACCGAGGAAGCAACGGGAAACAATGCAAAAATTGTCAGAACAAGACCGATATTTCCTTACCCGATGCAAGCTAGATACAACGGCAAGGGAAGTATTGACGATGCTGCAAACTTTGTAGAAGTGATGCCTTCCCAAATCCCAATGATCGTATTGATTGGATCGGAAATGATTTGTTTAAGCCTCAGTAATCTTAGAAAGTTTCTACTTTTTTTGTGA